In Balaenoptera musculus isolate JJ_BM4_2016_0621 chromosome 19, mBalMus1.pri.v3, whole genome shotgun sequence, one genomic interval encodes:
- the SLC9A5 gene encoding sodium/hydrogen exchanger 5 isoform X2 produces MEKVTSLVPESCLLILLGLVLGGIVLAVAKKAEYQLEPGTFFLFLLPPIVLDSGYFMPSRLFFDNLGAILTYAVVGTLWNAFTTGAALWGLQQAGLVAPRVQAGLLDFLLFGSLISAVDPVAVLAVFEEVHVNETLFIIVFGESLLNDAVTVVLYKVCNSFVEMGSANVQATDYLKGVASLFVVSLGGAAVGLVFAFLLALTTRFTKRVRIIEPLLVFLLAYAAYLTAEMASLSAILAVTMCGLGCKKYVEANISHKSRTAVKYTMKTLASCAETIIFMLLGISAVDSSKWAWDSGLVLGTLFFILFFRALGVVLQTWVLNQFRLVPLDKIDQVVMSYGGLRGAVAFALVILLDRTKIPAKDYFVATTIVVVFFTVIVQGLTIKPLVKWLKVKRSEHHKPTLNQELHEHTFDHILAAVEDVVGHHGYHYWRDRWEQFDKKYLSQLLMRRSAYRIRDQIWDVYYRLNIRDAISFVDQGGHVLSSTGLTLPSMPSRNSVAETSVTNLLRESGSGACLDLQVIDTVRSGRDREDAVMHHLLCGGLYKPRYRYKASCSRHFISEDAQERQDKEVFQQNMKRRLESFKSTKHNICFTKSKPRPRKAGRKKKDGMANTEATNGKPPRDLGFQDTAAVILTVESEEEEDSDSSETEKEDDEGIIFVARATSEVLQEGKVSGSLEVCPSPRIIPPSPTCAEKELPWKSGQGDLAVYVSSETTKIVPVDMQTGWNQSISSLESLASPPCTQAPAMTRLPPRSLVTEEPQAPLNLPSDLRPSFAFPPSLAKAGRSHSESSADIPQQQELQPLMGHEDHTHLSPGTANSHWCIQFNRGGRL; encoded by the exons ATGGAAAAG GTGACGTCTCTGGTCCCTGAGAGCTGCCTGCTGATCTTGCTGGGACTGGTGCTGGGGGGCATTGTCTTGGCTGTGGCCAAGAAAGCTGAATACCAGCTGGAGCCAGgcaccttcttcctcttcctgttgcCTCCTATCGTGCTGGACTCGGGCTATTTCATGCCTAGCCGGCTGTTCTTTGACAACCTGGGCGCCATCCTCACCTACGCTGTGGTGGGCACACTCTGGAATGCCTTCACGACAGGTGCTGCCCTCTGGGGCCTGCAGCAGGCTGGACTTGTGG CCCCTAGAGTGCAGGCTGGCTTGCTGGACTTCCTGCTGTTTGGGAGCCTCATCTCAGCAGTGGACCCCGTGGCCGTGCTGGCTGTCTTTGAGGAGGTGCACGTCAACGAGACCCTCTTTATCATCGTCTTCGGCGAGTCCCTGCTCAATGATGCAGTTACTGTG GTGCTGTACAAGGTCTGCAACTCTTTTGTGGAGATGGGCTCTGCCAACGTGCAGGCCACTGACTACCTGAAGGGAGTCG cctccttgTTTGTGGTCAGTCTGGGCGGGGCAGCCGTGGGCTTAGTCTTTGCCTTCCTCCTGGCCCTGACCACACGCTTCACCAAGCGGGTCCGCATCATCGAGCCTCTGCTGGTCTTCCTCCTCGCCTACGCAGCCTACCTTACTGCTGAAATGGCCTCGCTCTCCGCCATTCTTGC GGTGACTATGTGTGGCCTGGGCTGTAAGAAGTACGTGGAGGCCAATATCTCCCATAAGTCCCGCACGGCTGTCAAGTACACAATGAAGACTCTAGCCAGCTGCGCTGAGACCATCATCTTCATGCTGCTTGGCATCTCGGCCGTGGACTCTTCCAAGTGGGCCTGGGACTCTGGGCTGGTGCTGGGCACCCTCTTCTTCATCCTGTTCTTCCGAGCCCTCG GCGTAGTCCTGCAGACGTGGGTGCTGAATCAGTTCCGGCTGGTCCCTCTGGACAAGATTGACCAGGTGGTGATGTCCTATGGGGGCCTGCGGGGGGCTGTGGCCTTCGCTCTCGTCATCCTCCTGGACAGGACCAAGATCCCTGCCAAGGACTACTTTGTAGCCACCACTATTGTGGTGGTCTTCTTCACAGTCATCGTGCAG GGCCTGACCATCAAGCCACTGGTCAAGTGGCTGAAGGTGAAGAGGAGTGAGCATCACAAACCCACCCTGAACCAGGAGCTGCATGAGCAC ACTTTTGACCACATTCTGGCTGCAGTGGAGGACGTTGTGGGGCACCATGGCTATCACTACTGGAGGGACAG GTGGGAGCAGTTTGATAAGAAGTACCTGAGTCAGCTGTTGATGCGGCGGTCAGCCTACCGCATCCGGGACCAGATTTGGGATGTGTACTACAGACTCAACATCCGGGATGCCATCAGCTTCGTGGACCAG GGAGGCCACGTCTTGTCCTCCACCGGGCTCACTCTGCCCTCTATGCCCAGCCGCAATTCTGTGGCAGAGACCTCTGTCACCAACCTGCT gaGGGAGAGTGGCAGTGGAGCATGTCTGGATCTGCAGGTGATTGACACAGTACGCAGCGGCCGGGACCGTGAGGATGCTGTGATGCACCACCTGCTCTGTGGAGGCCTCTACAAACCTCGCTACAGG TACAAAGCCAGCTGCAGCCGCCACTTCATCTCTGAGGATGCGCAGGAGCGCCAGGACAAGGAGGTCTTCCAGCAGAACATGAAGCGGCGGCTGGAGTCCTTTAAGTCCACCAAGCACAACATCTGCTTCACCAAGAGCAAGCCACGACCCCGCAAGGCCGGCCGCAAGAAG AAGGATGGCATGGCTAACACGGAGGCTACAAATGGGAAACCTCCTCGAGACCTGGGCTTCCAGGACACAG CTGCTGTGATATTAACCGTAGagtctgaggaggaggaggacagcgACAGTtcggagacagagaaggaggacGATGAAGGGATCATCTTTGTGGCTCGGGCTACCAGTGAGGTTCTCCAAGAGGGCAAAGTCTCAG GGAGCCTTGAGGTGTGCCCAAGCCCACGCAtcatccccccctccccaacctgTGCAGAGAAGGAGCTGCCCTGGAAGAGTGGGCAGGGGGACCTGGCAGTCTACGTGTCCTCAGAGACCACCAAGATTGTGCCCGTGGACATGCAGACAGGCTGGAACCAGAGCATCTCGTCCCTGGAGAGCCTGGCATCCCCGCCCTGTACCCAGGCCCCAGCTATGACCCGCCTGCCTCCCCGCTCACTGGTCACTGAAGAGCCCCAGGCCCCCCTCAACCTGCCTTCTGATCTACGCCCTAGCTTTGCCTTTCCCCCGAGCCTGGCCAAGGCTGGCCGCTCTCACAGCGAGAGCAGCGCTGACATCCCCCAGCAGCAGGAGCTGCAGCCCCTCATGGGACACGAGGACCACACTCATCTCAGCCCAGGCACCGCCAATTCCCACTGGTGCATCCAGTTCAACAGAGGTGGCCGGCTGTAG
- the SLC9A5 gene encoding sodium/hydrogen exchanger 5 isoform X7 produces the protein MLRAALPLLGLPLAGAGATEEPTQEPGSPGEPPPGLALFRWQWHEVEAPYLVALWILVASLAKIVFHLSRKVTSLVPESCLLILLGLVLGGIVLAVAKKAEYQLEPGTFFLFLLPPIVLDSGYFMPSRLFFDNLGAILTYAVVGTLWNAFTTGAALWGLQQAGLVAPRVQAGLLDFLLFGSLISAVDPVAVLAVFEEVHVNETLFIIVFGESLLNDAVTVVLYKVCNSFVEMGSANVQATDYLKGVASLFVVSLGGAAVGLVFAFLLALTTRFTKRVRIIEPLLVFLLAYAAYLTAEMASLSAILAVTMCGLGCKKYVEANISHKSRTAVKYTMKTLASCAETIIFMLLGISAVDSSKWAWDSGLVLGTLFFILFFRALGVVLQTWVLNQFRLVPLDKIDQVVMSYGGLRGAVAFALVILLDRTKIPAKDYFVATTIVVVFFTVIVQGLTIKPLVKWLKVKRSEHHKPTLNQELHEHTFDHILAAVEDVVGHHGYHYWRDRWEQFDKKYLSQLLMRRSAYRIRDQIWDVYYRLNIRDAISFVDQGGHVLSSTGLTLPSMPSRNSVAETSVTNLLRESGSGACLDLQVIDTVRSGRDREDAVMHHLLCGGLYKPRYRLL, from the exons ATGCTGCGCGCCGCACTGCCGCTGCTCGGGCTGCCCCTGGCGGGGGCGGGAGCAACCGAAGAGCCCACCCAGGAGCCGGGGTCGCCGGGTGAGCCTCCCCCAGGGTTGGCGCTCTTCCGCTGGCAGTGGCACGAGGTGGAGGCGCCCTACCTGGTAGCCCTCTGGATCCTGGTGGCCAGCCTGGCTAAAATCG TGTTTCACTTGTCTCGGAAGGTGACGTCTCTGGTCCCTGAGAGCTGCCTGCTGATCTTGCTGGGACTGGTGCTGGGGGGCATTGTCTTGGCTGTGGCCAAGAAAGCTGAATACCAGCTGGAGCCAGgcaccttcttcctcttcctgttgcCTCCTATCGTGCTGGACTCGGGCTATTTCATGCCTAGCCGGCTGTTCTTTGACAACCTGGGCGCCATCCTCACCTACGCTGTGGTGGGCACACTCTGGAATGCCTTCACGACAGGTGCTGCCCTCTGGGGCCTGCAGCAGGCTGGACTTGTGG CCCCTAGAGTGCAGGCTGGCTTGCTGGACTTCCTGCTGTTTGGGAGCCTCATCTCAGCAGTGGACCCCGTGGCCGTGCTGGCTGTCTTTGAGGAGGTGCACGTCAACGAGACCCTCTTTATCATCGTCTTCGGCGAGTCCCTGCTCAATGATGCAGTTACTGTG GTGCTGTACAAGGTCTGCAACTCTTTTGTGGAGATGGGCTCTGCCAACGTGCAGGCCACTGACTACCTGAAGGGAGTCG cctccttgTTTGTGGTCAGTCTGGGCGGGGCAGCCGTGGGCTTAGTCTTTGCCTTCCTCCTGGCCCTGACCACACGCTTCACCAAGCGGGTCCGCATCATCGAGCCTCTGCTGGTCTTCCTCCTCGCCTACGCAGCCTACCTTACTGCTGAAATGGCCTCGCTCTCCGCCATTCTTGC GGTGACTATGTGTGGCCTGGGCTGTAAGAAGTACGTGGAGGCCAATATCTCCCATAAGTCCCGCACGGCTGTCAAGTACACAATGAAGACTCTAGCCAGCTGCGCTGAGACCATCATCTTCATGCTGCTTGGCATCTCGGCCGTGGACTCTTCCAAGTGGGCCTGGGACTCTGGGCTGGTGCTGGGCACCCTCTTCTTCATCCTGTTCTTCCGAGCCCTCG GCGTAGTCCTGCAGACGTGGGTGCTGAATCAGTTCCGGCTGGTCCCTCTGGACAAGATTGACCAGGTGGTGATGTCCTATGGGGGCCTGCGGGGGGCTGTGGCCTTCGCTCTCGTCATCCTCCTGGACAGGACCAAGATCCCTGCCAAGGACTACTTTGTAGCCACCACTATTGTGGTGGTCTTCTTCACAGTCATCGTGCAG GGCCTGACCATCAAGCCACTGGTCAAGTGGCTGAAGGTGAAGAGGAGTGAGCATCACAAACCCACCCTGAACCAGGAGCTGCATGAGCAC ACTTTTGACCACATTCTGGCTGCAGTGGAGGACGTTGTGGGGCACCATGGCTATCACTACTGGAGGGACAG GTGGGAGCAGTTTGATAAGAAGTACCTGAGTCAGCTGTTGATGCGGCGGTCAGCCTACCGCATCCGGGACCAGATTTGGGATGTGTACTACAGACTCAACATCCGGGATGCCATCAGCTTCGTGGACCAG GGAGGCCACGTCTTGTCCTCCACCGGGCTCACTCTGCCCTCTATGCCCAGCCGCAATTCTGTGGCAGAGACCTCTGTCACCAACCTGCT gaGGGAGAGTGGCAGTGGAGCATGTCTGGATCTGCAGGTGATTGACACAGTACGCAGCGGCCGGGACCGTGAGGATGCTGTGATGCACCACCTGCTCTGTGGAGGCCTCTACAAACCTCGCTACAGG CTGCTGTGA
- the SLC9A5 gene encoding sodium/hydrogen exchanger 5 isoform X3, with translation MLRAALPLLGLPLAGAGATEEPTQEPGSPGEPPPGLALFRWQWHEVEAPYLVALWILVASLAKIVFHLSRKVTSLVPESCLLILLGLVLGGIVLAVAKKAEYQLEPGTFFLFLLPPIVLDSGYFMPSRLFFDNLGAILTYAVVGTLWNAFTTGAALWGLQQAGLVAPRVQAGLLDFLLFGSLISAVDPVAVLAVFEEVHVNETLFIIVFGESLLNDAVTVVLYKVCNSFVEMGSANVQATDYLKGVASLFVVSLGGAAVGLVFAFLLALTTRFTKRVRIIEPLLVFLLAYAAYLTAEMASLSAILAVTMCGLGCKKYVEANISHKSRTAVKYTMKTLASCAETIIFMLLGISAVDSSKWAWDSGLVLGTLFFILFFRALGVVLQTWVLNQFRLVPLDKIDQVVMSYGGLRGAVAFALVILLDRTKIPAKDYFVATTIVVVFFTVIVQGLTIKPLVKWLKVKRSEHHKPTLNQELHEHTFDHILAAVEDVVGHHGYHYWRDRWEQFDKKYLSQLLMRRSAYRIRDQIWDVYYRLNIRDAISFVDQGGHVLSSTGLTLPSMPSRNSVAETSVTNLLRESGSGACLDLQVIDTVRSGRDREDAVMHHLLCGGLYKPRYRYKASCSRHFISEDAQERQDKEVFQQNMKRRLESFKSTKHNICFTKSKPRPRKAGRKKKDGMANTEATNGKPPRDLGFQDTAAVILTVESEEEEDSDSSETEKEDDEGIIFVARATSEVLQEGKVSGLNCGTDCAP, from the exons ATGCTGCGCGCCGCACTGCCGCTGCTCGGGCTGCCCCTGGCGGGGGCGGGAGCAACCGAAGAGCCCACCCAGGAGCCGGGGTCGCCGGGTGAGCCTCCCCCAGGGTTGGCGCTCTTCCGCTGGCAGTGGCACGAGGTGGAGGCGCCCTACCTGGTAGCCCTCTGGATCCTGGTGGCCAGCCTGGCTAAAATCG TGTTTCACTTGTCTCGGAAGGTGACGTCTCTGGTCCCTGAGAGCTGCCTGCTGATCTTGCTGGGACTGGTGCTGGGGGGCATTGTCTTGGCTGTGGCCAAGAAAGCTGAATACCAGCTGGAGCCAGgcaccttcttcctcttcctgttgcCTCCTATCGTGCTGGACTCGGGCTATTTCATGCCTAGCCGGCTGTTCTTTGACAACCTGGGCGCCATCCTCACCTACGCTGTGGTGGGCACACTCTGGAATGCCTTCACGACAGGTGCTGCCCTCTGGGGCCTGCAGCAGGCTGGACTTGTGG CCCCTAGAGTGCAGGCTGGCTTGCTGGACTTCCTGCTGTTTGGGAGCCTCATCTCAGCAGTGGACCCCGTGGCCGTGCTGGCTGTCTTTGAGGAGGTGCACGTCAACGAGACCCTCTTTATCATCGTCTTCGGCGAGTCCCTGCTCAATGATGCAGTTACTGTG GTGCTGTACAAGGTCTGCAACTCTTTTGTGGAGATGGGCTCTGCCAACGTGCAGGCCACTGACTACCTGAAGGGAGTCG cctccttgTTTGTGGTCAGTCTGGGCGGGGCAGCCGTGGGCTTAGTCTTTGCCTTCCTCCTGGCCCTGACCACACGCTTCACCAAGCGGGTCCGCATCATCGAGCCTCTGCTGGTCTTCCTCCTCGCCTACGCAGCCTACCTTACTGCTGAAATGGCCTCGCTCTCCGCCATTCTTGC GGTGACTATGTGTGGCCTGGGCTGTAAGAAGTACGTGGAGGCCAATATCTCCCATAAGTCCCGCACGGCTGTCAAGTACACAATGAAGACTCTAGCCAGCTGCGCTGAGACCATCATCTTCATGCTGCTTGGCATCTCGGCCGTGGACTCTTCCAAGTGGGCCTGGGACTCTGGGCTGGTGCTGGGCACCCTCTTCTTCATCCTGTTCTTCCGAGCCCTCG GCGTAGTCCTGCAGACGTGGGTGCTGAATCAGTTCCGGCTGGTCCCTCTGGACAAGATTGACCAGGTGGTGATGTCCTATGGGGGCCTGCGGGGGGCTGTGGCCTTCGCTCTCGTCATCCTCCTGGACAGGACCAAGATCCCTGCCAAGGACTACTTTGTAGCCACCACTATTGTGGTGGTCTTCTTCACAGTCATCGTGCAG GGCCTGACCATCAAGCCACTGGTCAAGTGGCTGAAGGTGAAGAGGAGTGAGCATCACAAACCCACCCTGAACCAGGAGCTGCATGAGCAC ACTTTTGACCACATTCTGGCTGCAGTGGAGGACGTTGTGGGGCACCATGGCTATCACTACTGGAGGGACAG GTGGGAGCAGTTTGATAAGAAGTACCTGAGTCAGCTGTTGATGCGGCGGTCAGCCTACCGCATCCGGGACCAGATTTGGGATGTGTACTACAGACTCAACATCCGGGATGCCATCAGCTTCGTGGACCAG GGAGGCCACGTCTTGTCCTCCACCGGGCTCACTCTGCCCTCTATGCCCAGCCGCAATTCTGTGGCAGAGACCTCTGTCACCAACCTGCT gaGGGAGAGTGGCAGTGGAGCATGTCTGGATCTGCAGGTGATTGACACAGTACGCAGCGGCCGGGACCGTGAGGATGCTGTGATGCACCACCTGCTCTGTGGAGGCCTCTACAAACCTCGCTACAGG TACAAAGCCAGCTGCAGCCGCCACTTCATCTCTGAGGATGCGCAGGAGCGCCAGGACAAGGAGGTCTTCCAGCAGAACATGAAGCGGCGGCTGGAGTCCTTTAAGTCCACCAAGCACAACATCTGCTTCACCAAGAGCAAGCCACGACCCCGCAAGGCCGGCCGCAAGAAG AAGGATGGCATGGCTAACACGGAGGCTACAAATGGGAAACCTCCTCGAGACCTGGGCTTCCAGGACACAG CTGCTGTGATATTAACCGTAGagtctgaggaggaggaggacagcgACAGTtcggagacagagaaggaggacGATGAAGGGATCATCTTTGTGGCTCGGGCTACCAGTGAGGTTCTCCAAGAGGGCAAAGTCTCAG
- the SLC9A5 gene encoding sodium/hydrogen exchanger 5 isoform X6, with the protein MLRAALPLLGLPLAGAGATEEPTQEPGSPGEPPPGLALFRWQWHEVEAPYLVALWILVASLAKIVFHLSRKVTSLVPESCLLILLGLVLGGIVLAVAKKAEYQLEPGTFFLFLLPPIVLDSGYFMPSRLFFDNLGAILTYAVVGTLWNAFTTGAALWGLQQAGLVAPRVQAGLLDFLLFGSLISAVDPVAVLAVFEEVHVNETLFIIVFGESLLNDAVTVVLYKVCNSFVEMGSANVQATDYLKGVASLFVVSLGGAAVGLVFAFLLALTTRFTKRVRIIEPLLVFLLAYAAYLTAEMASLSAILAVTMCGLGCKKYVEANISHKSRTAVKYTMKTLASCAETIIFMLLGISAVDSSKWAWDSGLVLGTLFFILFFRALGVVLQTWVLNQFRLVPLDKIDQVVMSYGGLRGAVAFALVILLDRTKIPAKDYFVATTIVVVFFTVIVQGLTIKPLVKWLKVKRSEHHKPTLNQELHEHTFDHILAAVEDVVGHHGYHYWRDRWEQFDKKYLSQLLMRRSAYRIRDQIWDVYYRLNIRDAISFVDQGGHVLSSTGLTLPSMPSRNSVAETSVTNLLRESGSGACLDLQVIDTVRSGRDREDAVMHHLLCGGLYKPRYRPRIPPALAHHPEAPYCSYSQATHHVFLS; encoded by the exons ATGCTGCGCGCCGCACTGCCGCTGCTCGGGCTGCCCCTGGCGGGGGCGGGAGCAACCGAAGAGCCCACCCAGGAGCCGGGGTCGCCGGGTGAGCCTCCCCCAGGGTTGGCGCTCTTCCGCTGGCAGTGGCACGAGGTGGAGGCGCCCTACCTGGTAGCCCTCTGGATCCTGGTGGCCAGCCTGGCTAAAATCG TGTTTCACTTGTCTCGGAAGGTGACGTCTCTGGTCCCTGAGAGCTGCCTGCTGATCTTGCTGGGACTGGTGCTGGGGGGCATTGTCTTGGCTGTGGCCAAGAAAGCTGAATACCAGCTGGAGCCAGgcaccttcttcctcttcctgttgcCTCCTATCGTGCTGGACTCGGGCTATTTCATGCCTAGCCGGCTGTTCTTTGACAACCTGGGCGCCATCCTCACCTACGCTGTGGTGGGCACACTCTGGAATGCCTTCACGACAGGTGCTGCCCTCTGGGGCCTGCAGCAGGCTGGACTTGTGG CCCCTAGAGTGCAGGCTGGCTTGCTGGACTTCCTGCTGTTTGGGAGCCTCATCTCAGCAGTGGACCCCGTGGCCGTGCTGGCTGTCTTTGAGGAGGTGCACGTCAACGAGACCCTCTTTATCATCGTCTTCGGCGAGTCCCTGCTCAATGATGCAGTTACTGTG GTGCTGTACAAGGTCTGCAACTCTTTTGTGGAGATGGGCTCTGCCAACGTGCAGGCCACTGACTACCTGAAGGGAGTCG cctccttgTTTGTGGTCAGTCTGGGCGGGGCAGCCGTGGGCTTAGTCTTTGCCTTCCTCCTGGCCCTGACCACACGCTTCACCAAGCGGGTCCGCATCATCGAGCCTCTGCTGGTCTTCCTCCTCGCCTACGCAGCCTACCTTACTGCTGAAATGGCCTCGCTCTCCGCCATTCTTGC GGTGACTATGTGTGGCCTGGGCTGTAAGAAGTACGTGGAGGCCAATATCTCCCATAAGTCCCGCACGGCTGTCAAGTACACAATGAAGACTCTAGCCAGCTGCGCTGAGACCATCATCTTCATGCTGCTTGGCATCTCGGCCGTGGACTCTTCCAAGTGGGCCTGGGACTCTGGGCTGGTGCTGGGCACCCTCTTCTTCATCCTGTTCTTCCGAGCCCTCG GCGTAGTCCTGCAGACGTGGGTGCTGAATCAGTTCCGGCTGGTCCCTCTGGACAAGATTGACCAGGTGGTGATGTCCTATGGGGGCCTGCGGGGGGCTGTGGCCTTCGCTCTCGTCATCCTCCTGGACAGGACCAAGATCCCTGCCAAGGACTACTTTGTAGCCACCACTATTGTGGTGGTCTTCTTCACAGTCATCGTGCAG GGCCTGACCATCAAGCCACTGGTCAAGTGGCTGAAGGTGAAGAGGAGTGAGCATCACAAACCCACCCTGAACCAGGAGCTGCATGAGCAC ACTTTTGACCACATTCTGGCTGCAGTGGAGGACGTTGTGGGGCACCATGGCTATCACTACTGGAGGGACAG GTGGGAGCAGTTTGATAAGAAGTACCTGAGTCAGCTGTTGATGCGGCGGTCAGCCTACCGCATCCGGGACCAGATTTGGGATGTGTACTACAGACTCAACATCCGGGATGCCATCAGCTTCGTGGACCAG GGAGGCCACGTCTTGTCCTCCACCGGGCTCACTCTGCCCTCTATGCCCAGCCGCAATTCTGTGGCAGAGACCTCTGTCACCAACCTGCT gaGGGAGAGTGGCAGTGGAGCATGTCTGGATCTGCAGGTGATTGACACAGTACGCAGCGGCCGGGACCGTGAGGATGCTGTGATGCACCACCTGCTCTGTGGAGGCCTCTACAAACCTCGCTACAGG CCCAGAATCCCTCCAGCTCTGGCTCACCACCCTGAGGCCCCATATTGTTCTTACAGTCAGGCAACCCACCATGTCTTCCTCAGTTAA